The Camelina sativa cultivar DH55 chromosome 14, Cs, whole genome shotgun sequence genome includes a window with the following:
- the LOC104740171 gene encoding nudix hydrolase 18, mitochondrial-like yields MVCLVSRTGRQSQRYNKGRRLVVGCIPYRVKTSNDSKTSGEFEVLVISSQKGQALMFPKGGWELDESVEEAASRETLEEAGVVGNVERQLGKWDFLSKSRGTFYEGLMFPMLVKEELELWPEQHLRQRTWMKVDEAREACRDWWMKEALDVLVQRLSSPSRNPMEEKDKTIPLISLSAEKPNLMYS; encoded by the exons ATGGTGTGTTTGGTATCTCGTACGGGTCGTCAATCCCAAAGATACAATAAGGGACGCCGTCTAGTTGTCGG GTGTATTCCGTACAGAGTCAAGACTTCCAACGATAGCAAAACTAGTGGCGAATTTGAAGTTCTTGTTATCTCATCTCAGAAAGGTCAAGCTCTGATGTTCCCAAAG GGTGGTTGGGAGCTTGATGAATCTGTAGAAGAAGCTGCGTCAAGAGAGACTCTAGAAGAAGCTGGAGTTGTCGGAAACGTTGAG AGACAGCTTGGAAAATGGGATTTCTTAAGCAAAAGCAGAGGAACATTTTACGAAGGATTAATGTTCCCAATGCTTGTGAAAGAGGAGCTTGAGCTATGGCCTGAACAACATCTTCGTCAAAGAACGTGGATGAAAGTAGATGAAGCAAGAGAAGCTTGTAGAGATTGGTGGATGAAGGAAGCTTTAGATGTTTTGGTCCAGAGGCTTTCTTCACCATCAAGGAATCCTatggaagaaaaagacaagacCATTCCATTGATCTCTCTATCTGCTGAAAAACCAAATCTGATGTATTCTTGA
- the LOC104740173 gene encoding protein PLANT CADMIUM RESISTANCE 2-like translates to MLIFTQTINYILKHHKRKPEKLISAKKIKSYLSHSISLFLSPSMEAQHLHAKPHAEEEWSTGFCDCFSDCSNCCITFWCPCITFGQVAEIVDQGSTSCGTAGALYALITAVIGCGCIYSCFYRKHFCCELCALTQQYRELKHRGFDMSLRWAGNVERQNQGAVAMGAPVFQGGMNR, encoded by the exons ATGCTTATCTTTACACAGACGATTAACTACATTTTAAAACATCACAAAAGAAAACCCGAAAAATTAATCTCAGCTAAGAAGATTAAATCGTATCTCTCTcactcaatctctctctttctctctccctccatGGAAGCTCAACACCTTCATGCCAAGCCTCATGCTGAAGAGGAATGGTCCACAGGCTTCTGTGACTGCTTTTCCGACTGCTCCAACT GTTGTATCACGTTCTGGTGTCCATGTATTACATTCGGCCAAGTAGCTGAGATTGTAGATCAAGGATCCACCT cGTGTGGTACGGCTGGGGCACTATACGCGTTGATAACCGCAGTAATCGGTTGTGGATGTATCTACTCGTGCTTCTATCGTAAACATTTCTGCTGTGAGCTCTGTGCTTTGACTCAACAATACCGTGAACTCAAGCACCGTGGTTTCGATATGAGTCTTc GATGGGCCGGTAACGTGGAGAGACAGAACCAAGGAGCTGTGGCAATGGGTGCTCCGGTCTTCCAAGGCGGCATGAACCGTTga
- the LOC104740172 gene encoding protein PLANT CADMIUM RESISTANCE 2-like: protein MAFWCPCITFGQVADIVDQGSTTCGTAGALYALITAITGCGCIYSCFYRKKMRAQYNIRGDDCGDCLKHFFCEPCALTQQYRELKHRGFDMSLGWAGNVERQNQGGVAMGAPVFQGGMNR, encoded by the exons ATGGCGTTCTGGTGTCCATGTATTACATTCGGCCAAGTAGCTGACATCGTAGATCAAGGATCCACCA cGTGTGGTACGGCTGGAGCACTATACGCGTTGATAACCGCAATAACCGGTTGTGGATGTATCTACTCGTGTTTCTATCGTAAAAAGATGAGAGCTCAATACAATATTAGAGGTGATGATTGTGGAGATTGCCTTAAACATTTCTTCTGTGAGCCCTGTGCTTTGACCCAACAATACCGTGAACTCAAGCACCGTGGTTTCGATATGAGTCTTg GATGGGCCGGTAACGTGGAGAGACAGAACCAAGGAGGTGTGGCAATGGGTGCTCCGGTCTTCCAAGGCGGCATGAACCGttaa
- the LOC109128648 gene encoding uncharacterized protein At3g43530-like — MEKVRTKSKGVIKRMRELTQRLREKMRSDEGEEQSEPDLVGEEEVDSDASLGETNSGDSTEAMDADDDEPMALQPIRMYLPAAEYKKKIKLGTRCYIKEVLTTFDKLKHPLTTFERNWFENHSQFKHIWHLPRDKNHKVMGMWMLLLRTACIEKKREVWFVVNGVPIRYGIKEHALLSGFNCRNYPIDYNKVGSKTFVNNHFSSKKVTREEVREKLKEMVPMERSRDRLKMAVLYFLSSIVRAPVKTGEQATEIDEFLQKAVNDLNFCKTFPWGRYSFDYMLESIAHTMDHFHGTVTKGVLWPVAGLCILLELLAFEAIQHLRNQFVEDNPGAHVTCPRMCRRKFKKCELRGFSLERINDELGTIKDIDSFLIPEDDNEKSLLAGITEEDDVDDAHDVVVNSWMQRYLRGYHVWFENMFNEDVQSRAGVGGVGGEPENVNEEIALIEGPVYPSVSDLVDLLNTFKNEMGEKMKGIVDRLNGWEEKVATLGERVASLEEKSKTREDTTGPADTGDHSDLAPKDTAGLANPPPKRMTRSSRNQG; from the exons ATGGAGAAGGTGAGGACGAAGTCGAAAGGAGTGATAAAGAGGATGAGGGAGTTGACTCAGAGACTGCGGGAGAAGATGAGAAGTGACGAAGGAGAAGAACAGAGCGAGCCAGATCTCGTTGGCGAAGAAGAAGTAGATTCAGACGCATCCTTGGGAGAGACCAATTCGGGCGACTCCACCGAGGCAATG GATGCCGATGATGATGAACCGATGGCACTACAACCTATAAGAATGTACCTCCCAGCGGCGGAgtataagaagaagattaagtTAGGTACGAGGTGTTATATAAAGGAAGTATTGACAACATTTGATAAATTGAAGCATCCGCTCACTACGTTTGAGAGAAATTGGTTTGAGAACCATTCACAGTTCAAACACATTTGGCACTTGCCAAGGGACAAAAATCACAAGGTTATGGGCATGTGGATGCTCCTTCTCCGAACGGCATGCattgaaaagaaaagggaagtttggtttgttgttaaTGGTGTTCCCATCCGTTATGGTATCAAGGAACATGCCTTGTTATCAGGATTCAATTGCCGCAACTATCCAATTGATTATAACAAAGTTGGAAGTAAGACCTTCGTGAACAATCATTTTTCGTCTAAGAAGGTTACTCGTGAAGAAGTGAGAGAAAAGCTCAAGGAGATGGTACCTATGGAACGCTCTCGAGATCGGTTGAAGATGGCTGTCCTATACTTCTTATCTAGCATTGTTAGAGCACCGGTAAAGACAGGAGAACAAGCAACAGAAATTGATGAGTTTTTGCAAAAAGCAGTTAATGATCTTAATTTTTGTAAGACGTTTCCTTGGGGGAGATATTCGTTTGATTACATGCTGGAATCGATAGCTCACACGATGGATCATTTTCATGGGACCGTCACAAAAGGTGTATTATGGCCGGTTGCAGGTTTATGTATTCTTTTGGAg CTTTTAGCATTTGAGGCGATTCAACATTTGAGGAATCAATTCGTAGAAGATAATCCAGGAGCACACGTTACATGTCCTAGGATGTGCAGGAGAAAGTTCAAGAAATGTGAACTCAGAGGGTTTTCTCTTGAGAGAATAAATGATGAACTTGGTACAATTAAG GACATAGATAGTTTCCTAATACCTGAGGATGATAATGAGAAGTCTCTTCTAGCTGGAATCACTGAAGAAGATGACGTCGATGATGCACATGATGTTGTTGTCAACAGTTGGATGCAACGTTATCTACGAGGATATCATGTCTGGTTTGAAAACATGTTCAATGAAGATGTTCAGTCCCGAGCAGGAGTAGGAGGAGTAGGAGGGGAGCCTGAGAACGTGAACGAGGAAATAGCCTTGATTGAAGGACCGGTATACCCTAGTGTATCTGATTTGGTGGATCTCCTAAACACCTTTAAAAATGAGATGGGAGAGAAGATGAAAGGAATTGTGGATAGGCTTAATGGGTGGGAAGAAAAAGTCGCAACATTGGGAGAAAGAGTTGCATCATTGGAAGAGAAATCCAAG ACGCGTGAAGATACGACTGGTCCTGCAGACACTGGAGACCATTCAGACCTTGCACCAAAAGATACGGCTGGTCTTGCAAACCCACCACCGAAGCGAATGACAAGGTCATCAAGAAATCAAGGGTGA
- the LOC104743312 gene encoding protein PLANT CADMIUM RESISTANCE 2-like encodes MEAHANPHVEGKWSTGFCDCFSDCTNCCITCWCPCITLGQIAEIVDRGSTTCGVAGALYVLINVFTGCGGCIYSCLYRQRMRAQYNISGNNCVDCLKHCSCCWFCWCCCELCALTQLYRELKHRGYNMNLGIYIYIFYTALLFSFHFICLL; translated from the exons ATGGAAGCTCATGCCAATCCTCATGTTGAAGGAAAATGGTCCACAGGCTTCTGTGATTGCTTCTCTGACTGCACAAACT GTTGTATTACGTGCTGGTGTCCATGTATTACACTTGGCCAAATCGCTGAGATTGTAGATCGAGGATCCACCA CGTGTGGTGTGGCTGGAGCATTATACGTGTTGATAAATGTATTCACGGGTTGTGGTGGATGTATTTACTCGTGTTTATACCGTCAAAGGATGAGAGCTCAATACAACATTAGTGGTAACAATTGTGTTGATTGCCTTAAACATTGTAGCTGTTGCTGGTTCTGCTGGTGCTGCTGTGAGCTCTGTGCTTTGACCCAACTATACCGCGAGCTCAAGCACCGCGGTTACAATATGAatcttggtatatatatatatatattttatacggctcttttattttcattccattttatttgtttattataa
- the LOC104740174 gene encoding 21 kDa protein, translated as MGRQLCTTTFLHLVAAILFISRTISAVPFPPAQPTIDDLDFIRTSCNATLYPDVCYTSLAGYASTVQDNPARLAKLAIGVSLSRAKYAASYLSKLSRRSAPAASSAAVHDCVSNVGDAMDQMRGSLRQLREMNHRRPGAPAFRFQMSNVQTWMSAALTDEETCTDGITEEMEDGETKTAICERVGDVKRFTSNALALVNTYANDGA; from the coding sequence atggGAAGGCAGCTTTGCACGACGACGTTTCTCCACTTGGTCGCCGCCATACTCTTTATTTCCCGGACAATCTCAGCCGTCCCTTTCCCTCCCGCACAACCAACAATCGACGACCTAGATTTCATCCGTACGAGCTGCAACGCAACGCTTTATCCCGACGTTTGTTATACGTCTCTAGCTGGCTACGCCTCCACGGTCCAAGATAATCCGGCGAGACTAGCTAAGCTCGCCATCGGAGTTTCCCTTTCCCGCGCAAAATACGCGGCGAGTTACCTCTCCAAACTCTCACGTCGCTCTGCTCCTGCTGCATCCTCTGCCGCCGTCCACGACTGCGTTTCGAACGTGGGAGACGCCATGGATCAGATGCGCGGGTCCCTGAGGCAGCTCCGGGAGATGAACCACCGTCGTCCCGGAGCGCCGGCGTTTAGGTTTCAGATGAGTAACGTGCAGACGTGGATGAGCGCGGCGTTGACGGACGAGGAGACGTGTACTGATGGGATCACGGAGGAGATGGAAGACGGAGAGACAAAAACGGCGATTTGCGAGAGAGTCGGCGACGTTAAGAGGTTCACGAGTAATGCGCTTGCTCTCGTTAACACCTACGCCAATGATGGAGCCTAA
- the LOC104740176 gene encoding HMG-Y-related protein A-like isoform X1 yields the protein MAFDQHSSESQSQSFTLPPYPQMIMEAIEALNDKNGSNKTTIAKQIESTQQTLPPSHTTLLSYHLNQMKKTGQLLMVKNNYMKPDPHAPPKRGRGRPPKLKTQAESAASAAAATVSADPPRSRGRPPKQRDPSEISIEPPKESGSGRPRGRPPKRPRTDSDKVVAPEPATGERRGRGRPPKVKPTVVAAVGC from the exons ATGGCGTTCGATCAGCATTCATCGGAATCTCAAAGTCAGTCATTTACACTCCCGCCTTATCCTCAG ATGATAATGGAAGCGATCGAAGCACTGAATGATAAGAACGGTAGCAACAAAACGACGATTGCTAAACAAATCGAGTCAACTCAGCAAACCTTACCGCCGTCACACACGACGCTGCTCAGCTACCATCTCAACCAGATGAAGAAGACTGGTCAGCTTCTCATGGTCAAAAACAATTATATGAAACCAGATCCACATGCTCCTCCCAAGCGCGGTCGTGGTCGTCCTCCCAAACTGAAAACTCAGGCGGAATCCGCCGCCTCTGCTGCTGCTGCCACGGTCTCTGCAGATCCGCCTAGATCTCGTGGCCGTCCACCGAAGCAGAGAGATCCGTCGGAGATTTCGATTGAGCCGCCCAAGGAGAGCGGATCTGGAAGACCACGTGGACGTCCACCAAAGAGACCACGAACAGATTCGGATAAGGTTGTTGCTCCGGAGCCGGCAACCGGTGAGCGTAGAGGACGTGGGAGACCTCCGAAGGTGAAGCCGACGGTTGTTGCGGCGGTTGGGTGTTGA
- the LOC104740176 gene encoding HMG-Y-related protein A-like isoform X2, translating to MIMEAIEALNDKNGSNKTTIAKQIESTQQTLPPSHTTLLSYHLNQMKKTGQLLMVKNNYMKPDPHAPPKRGRGRPPKLKTQAESAASAAAATVSADPPRSRGRPPKQRDPSEISIEPPKESGSGRPRGRPPKRPRTDSDKVVAPEPATGERRGRGRPPKVKPTVVAAVGC from the coding sequence ATGATAATGGAAGCGATCGAAGCACTGAATGATAAGAACGGTAGCAACAAAACGACGATTGCTAAACAAATCGAGTCAACTCAGCAAACCTTACCGCCGTCACACACGACGCTGCTCAGCTACCATCTCAACCAGATGAAGAAGACTGGTCAGCTTCTCATGGTCAAAAACAATTATATGAAACCAGATCCACATGCTCCTCCCAAGCGCGGTCGTGGTCGTCCTCCCAAACTGAAAACTCAGGCGGAATCCGCCGCCTCTGCTGCTGCTGCCACGGTCTCTGCAGATCCGCCTAGATCTCGTGGCCGTCCACCGAAGCAGAGAGATCCGTCGGAGATTTCGATTGAGCCGCCCAAGGAGAGCGGATCTGGAAGACCACGTGGACGTCCACCAAAGAGACCACGAACAGATTCGGATAAGGTTGTTGCTCCGGAGCCGGCAACCGGTGAGCGTAGAGGACGTGGGAGACCTCCGAAGGTGAAGCCGACGGTTGTTGCGGCGGTTGGGTGTTGA